The following DNA comes from Candidatus Scalindua japonica.
TAAACCACTCGCGGGTTCTTAAGACCTGGAAATGCCCCAATATTCCCAATGCTTATACTGAATGGCCTTACGCCGGAAGCAGCATCATTAATAATCTGATTCAAGTTTGTAAGCACCTCCTCATCTATATTTCCAATAAATTTCAGAGTCAAGTGGATATTCTCAGGAGCAACCCACCTGACATCAGCGCCTGTCCTCTTTAACTTGCTCAAGTATTCAGATAGTTTGTTCTTTATATCACTATCAATTTCTATTGCGATAAATACTCTAATAGTCATGTAAATTTTACTATCGTTTTCCGGAAAATCCAGTATTAGTCTGATAAAAAAGTATTTATTGCGTATTCCAGTCTCTTCAGGGTCTTTTCTTTACCTAAAAGTTCTAAACTTTCAAAAATTCCCGCGCTGGCACTTTTTCCTATAAGAGCAACTCTTATTGGTTGGGCCAATTTACCAAACCCAATATTATGTTCAGTTGTTATCGACCGCAAACAATTTTCTAATTCCTCAATTGACGAGAAGTCTCTGATTTCCTTCAGTTTCCTGTAAGCATCTTCTACTAAAGACAAATTACCCTTTTTCAGATGCTTTCGTACTGCCGCGTCTTCATACTCAATTTCATCAGAAAAAAACGGTGCAGCTAATGTTACAAACTCCGGTAGCGTTCTAAACCTCTCTTTATATAACTCTACGAGCTTATGCAACCATTCAGCTGACACTACATCATTATCTAAATTTGCATCTTTTATATATGGTTGTAATTCACTGACAAGTTTGCCAACCGGCAGATTTTGAATATATTTGCTGTTCATCCAGTCAAGCTTTGCAAAATCGAAACGTGAACTGGTTTTATTAACTCGTTTCAGAGTAAACTTCTCTATCATCTCCTGCCTGGTTAAAAGTTCCTGATCATGCCCTGGCGACCAACCAAGCAGCGCTATAAAATTAACCAGAGCATCAGGCAAATAACCTTTCACGCGATAATCCGTTACAGATGTCGCTCCGTGGCGCTTACTCATGCGGGAGCCATCTTCTCCAAGAATCATTGGAATATGAGCAAACTCTGGCAAGTTAAAACCCAATGCTTTGTAAAGAGCAACCTGCCTTGGCGTATTGGAGAGATGATCATCTCCACGTATAATGTGTGTAATTCCCATTACCCCGTCATCAACAACACACGCAAAGTTAT
Coding sequences within:
- the gltX gene encoding glutamate--tRNA ligase produces the protein MDSNVKVRFPPSPTGFLHIGGARTALYNWLFARHNNGKMVLRIEDTDRQRSTEEATQAILDSMTWLGLDWDEGPYHQSDRLEIYNEYVEKLLQEDKAYHVDDPEKGRAVRFKITGEQTSFDDMVHGNIHSDTSLIEDFIIQKADGFPAYNFACVVDDGVMGITHIIRGDDHLSNTPRQVALYKALGFNLPEFAHIPMILGEDGSRMSKRHGATSVTDYRVKGYLPDALVNFIALLGWSPGHDQELLTRQEMIEKFTLKRVNKTSSRFDFAKLDWMNSKYIQNLPVGKLVSELQPYIKDANLDNDVVSAEWLHKLVELYKERFRTLPEFVTLAAPFFSDEIEYEDAAVRKHLKKGNLSLVEDAYRKLKEIRDFSSIEELENCLRSITTEHNIGFGKLAQPIRVALIGKSASAGIFESLELLGKEKTLKRLEYAINTFLSD